A DNA window from Anaerocolumna sp. AGMB13020 contains the following coding sequences:
- the spo0A gene encoding sporulation transcription factor Spo0A, with product MGKINVAIVDDNERIVKLLEEILKGDSDIEVVGTADNGIDALDVIRDKKPDVVLLDLIMPKLDGLGVMEKVRLDESFKSIPAFIVITAIGQEGVTENAFELGASYYIMKPFDNNMVLTRIKQIRGDLHNTKVFENHRVSTYESKDDYKERNLESDVTNIIHEIGVPAHIKGYQYLRDAIMMSVNDSEMLNSITKLLYPSIAKRHKTTPSRVERAIRHAIEVAWSRGKMDTIDELFGYTVSNGKGKPTNSEFVALIADKIRLEYKLRA from the coding sequence GTGGGTAAAATCAATGTAGCAATTGTGGATGACAATGAAAGAATCGTAAAGCTGTTAGAAGAAATCTTAAAGGGAGACTCAGATATTGAAGTAGTAGGAACAGCTGACAATGGTATCGACGCACTGGATGTTATACGGGATAAGAAGCCGGATGTAGTTCTTTTGGATTTGATAATGCCTAAATTGGATGGTTTGGGTGTTATGGAAAAGGTCAGGTTGGATGAAAGTTTTAAAAGTATACCGGCATTTATTGTGATTACTGCAATCGGGCAGGAAGGTGTAACTGAGAATGCATTTGAATTAGGTGCAAGTTACTATATTATGAAACCCTTTGATAACAATATGGTTCTTACGAGAATCAAACAGATCAGAGGAGATTTACATAATACAAAAGTATTTGAAAATCACCGTGTAAGCACTTATGAGAGTAAGGATGATTACAAGGAAAGAAATCTGGAATCCGATGTAACAAATATAATTCATGAAATAGGGGTGCCTGCCCACATTAAAGGATATCAGTATCTTAGAGATGCTATTATGATGTCTGTAAATGACAGTGAAATGTTAAATTCTATTACAAAGCTGTTATATCCGTCCATTGCAAAACGTCATAAGACAACGCCCAGCAGAGTTGAAAGAGCTATCAGACATGCTATAGAAGTTGCATGGAGCAGAGGAAAAATGGACACCATAGATGAATTATTTGGTTATACTGTTAGTAACGGCAAAGGAAAGCCGACCAATTCTGAATTTGTAGCTCTAATTGCTGACAAAATCAGACTGGAATATAAATTAAGAGCATAA
- the glgA gene encoding glycogen synthase GlgA: MKKILFAASECVPFLKTGGLADVVGALPKYINKDKYDIRVVMPNYKAIPEVLKEKMEFKCSFYMDLSWRNKYVGLFEIQEGGIHYYFIDNEFYFCGNTPYGNIYEDIEKFAFFSKAVLSILPLIEFKPDIIHCHDWQTGLIPVYLKDLFSGDAFFSGIRSIMTIHNLKFQGVWDVKTVKDVTGLSDYYFTPDKLEAYGDANYLKGGITYADKVTTVSKTYAEEIKTPYYGEGLDGLMRARSNSLEGIINGIDYEEYDPATDKLIPIQYNSKNFRKEKCKNKKALQEELGLEVNPKKFMIGIVSRLTDQKGLDLIDCVIESICSEDTQLVVVGTGEAKYENLFRHYAWKYGDRVSASIFFSEERAHRVYAACDAFLMPSLFEPCGLSQLISLRYGTVPIVRETGGLMDTVIAYNEFDNSGTGFCFHNYNAHEMLSVINYAKNVFYNKKREWNKIVDRGMAMDYSWKNSAALYEALYDNMIQ; this comes from the coding sequence ATGAAAAAAATATTATTTGCAGCTTCTGAATGTGTTCCATTTTTAAAGACAGGTGGTCTTGCAGATGTTGTAGGTGCCTTACCCAAATACATTAATAAAGATAAGTACGATATACGCGTCGTAATGCCAAATTACAAAGCGATACCAGAGGTATTGAAAGAAAAAATGGAGTTTAAATGCAGTTTCTATATGGATTTATCCTGGAGAAACAAGTATGTAGGCTTGTTTGAGATACAGGAAGGTGGAATACATTACTATTTTATCGATAATGAGTTTTATTTTTGCGGAAATACACCTTATGGGAACATTTACGAAGATATAGAGAAGTTTGCATTTTTTTCAAAAGCTGTTTTATCAATTCTTCCTTTAATTGAATTCAAACCGGATATTATACACTGTCATGACTGGCAGACAGGTCTGATACCCGTTTATCTAAAGGATTTATTTTCAGGAGATGCATTTTTTAGCGGAATAAGATCAATAATGACAATACATAATTTGAAATTCCAGGGAGTCTGGGATGTAAAAACAGTGAAAGATGTGACCGGACTATCCGACTATTATTTTACGCCGGATAAACTGGAGGCATACGGAGATGCAAACTATTTAAAAGGTGGTATCACCTATGCTGACAAGGTGACTACGGTAAGTAAGACTTATGCTGAAGAAATAAAAACCCCCTATTACGGAGAAGGTTTGGATGGTCTGATGCGGGCAAGGAGCAATTCTCTGGAGGGAATCATAAATGGTATAGATTATGAAGAATATGATCCTGCTACTGATAAGCTCATTCCAATACAATATAACAGTAAAAATTTCAGAAAAGAAAAGTGTAAGAATAAGAAGGCATTACAGGAAGAGTTGGGCTTAGAAGTAAATCCGAAAAAATTCATGATAGGAATTGTATCCCGACTAACTGATCAAAAGGGCTTGGATCTGATTGACTGCGTAATTGAAAGCATCTGTTCGGAAGATACTCAATTAGTGGTGGTTGGAACCGGAGAAGCTAAATATGAAAACCTTTTTCGGCATTATGCCTGGAAATATGGTGACCGGGTATCTGCCAGTATATTTTTCTCAGAGGAAAGAGCCCACAGGGTTTATGCGGCTTGTGATGCTTTTTTGATGCCGTCTTTGTTTGAACCCTGCGGTCTGAGCCAATTAATAAGCTTGCGCTACGGAACGGTACCCATTGTCAGGGAAACCGGAGGACTAATGGATACTGTCATAGCTTATAACGAATTTGATAATTCAGGTACAGGTTTTTGCTTTCACAATTATAACGCCCACGAAATGCTGTCTGTTATTAATTATGCCAAAAATGTCTTTTATAATAAAAAAAGAGAGTGGAATAAAATAGTAGACCGTGGAATGGCTATGGATTATTCCTGGAAGAATTCGGCTGCACTCTATGAAGCGCTGTATGACAATATGATACAATAA
- a CDS encoding spore coat protein has translation MQEQAMVTDALSSINAGLKSLGDMISQAEDQELRQTLQQMRNDAETCQHELYTIAKNKNYYPPSQKATEEEITNLRNIANQTVQSSQSGQAAQGMR, from the coding sequence ATGCAGGAACAAGCAATGGTAACAGACGCTCTTAGTTCAATTAATGCAGGTTTAAAAAGTCTAGGAGATATGATTTCCCAGGCAGAAGATCAGGAACTCAGACAGACATTACAGCAGATGAGAAATGATGCAGAAACCTGCCAGCATGAGCTGTATACAATAGCAAAAAATAAAAATTATTATCCTCCCTCACAAAAAGCGACAGAGGAAGAGATAACAAACCTGAGAAATATCGCTAACCAGACAGTACAGTCCTCTCAAAGCGGACAAGCAGCACAAGGCATGAGATAA
- the gap gene encoding type I glyceraldehyde-3-phosphate dehydrogenase yields MAVKVAINGFGRIGRLAFRQMFGAEGYEIVAINDLTNPKMLAHLLKYDTAQGRYALADKVEAKESSIVVDGKEIKIYAEKNAADLPWGEIGVDVVLECTGFYVSKAKSQAHIDAGAKKVVISAPAGDDLPTIVFGVNENTLTAADTIISAASCTTNCLAPMAKTLNDLSEIEKGFMTTIHSYTGDQMTLDGPHPKGDLRRARAAAENIVPNSTGAAKAIGLVIPELAGKLDGAAQRVPTPTGSITELVAVTKSKVTKDDVNKAMKAAASASFGYTEEELVSSDIIGISEGSLFDATQTKVTPLDGDKTLVKVVSWYDNENSYTSQMVRTIKFFAELA; encoded by the coding sequence ATGGCAGTAAAAGTAGCAATTAATGGTTTCGGACGTATTGGACGTCTTGCATTCAGACAGATGTTTGGAGCAGAGGGATATGAAATCGTAGCTATCAACGACTTAACAAATCCTAAAATGCTTGCACACTTATTAAAATATGATACAGCACAGGGAAGATACGCTTTAGCAGATAAAGTTGAAGCAAAAGAGTCTTCTATCGTAGTAGATGGTAAAGAAATCAAAATCTATGCTGAGAAAAACGCAGCAGACCTTCCTTGGGGAGAAATCGGTGTAGACGTAGTTCTTGAGTGTACTGGATTCTATGTATCTAAAGCAAAATCTCAGGCTCATATCGATGCAGGTGCTAAGAAGGTTGTAATCTCTGCTCCCGCAGGTGATGATCTTCCTACAATCGTATTCGGTGTTAACGAGAATACATTAACAGCAGCAGATACTATCATTTCTGCAGCTTCTTGTACAACAAACTGCTTAGCTCCTATGGCTAAAACATTAAATGACTTATCCGAAATTGAAAAAGGCTTCATGACAACAATTCACTCCTATACTGGTGACCAGATGACATTAGATGGTCCTCATCCTAAGGGAGATTTAAGAAGAGCTCGTGCAGCTGCTGAAAATATCGTTCCTAACTCTACTGGTGCTGCTAAAGCTATCGGTCTTGTTATTCCTGAGTTAGCTGGTAAATTAGACGGTGCTGCTCAGCGTGTACCTACCCCTACTGGTTCTATCACAGAATTAGTTGCTGTTACCAAGAGCAAAGTAACAAAAGATGATGTTAACAAAGCTATGAAAGCAGCAGCTAGCGCATCTTTCGGTTACACAGAAGAAGAATTAGTATCTTCCGATATCATTGGTATCAGTGAAGGTTCTTTATTCGATGCAACTCAGACAAAGGTTACTCCTCTTGATGGGGACAAGACTTTAGTAAAAGTTGTTTCCTGGTATGACAATGAGAATTCCTACACTAGCCAGATGGTTAGAACAATCAAATTCTTTGCTGAGTTAGCATAA
- a CDS encoding phosphoglycerate kinase, with amino-acid sequence MLNKKSVDDINVKGKRVLVRCDFNVPLQEGRITDENRLVAALPTIQKLIKDGGKVILCSHLGKPKGEPKPELSLAPVAVRLAELLGQPVKFAADATVIGENAKKAVAEMQDGEVVLLENTRYRAEETKNVDAFSEDLASITDIFVNDAFGTAHRAHCSNVGITKYVDTAVVGYLMQKEIDFLGNAVNNPERPFVAILGGSKVSSKISVINNLLDKVDTLIIGGGMAFTFMKAKGEEIGSSMLEADYLDYAKEMIEKAAQKGVKLLIPVDTIAAKSFSNDAEFKTVTSEEGIEEGWLGLDIGEKTSKLYADAVKEAKTVVWNGPMGVFEMSNFANGTIAVAKALAEIDATTIIGGGDSAAAVNILGFGDKMTHISTGGGASLEFLEGKELPGVAAANDK; translated from the coding sequence ATGTTAAATAAAAAGTCAGTAGATGATATTAACGTTAAAGGCAAAAGAGTATTAGTACGTTGTGATTTCAATGTACCTTTACAGGAAGGTAGAATTACAGATGAGAACCGTCTGGTAGCAGCACTTCCCACTATTCAGAAATTAATCAAAGATGGCGGCAAGGTTATTCTTTGCTCTCACCTTGGTAAACCGAAGGGTGAGCCTAAGCCTGAATTATCCTTAGCTCCTGTAGCTGTAAGACTTGCAGAGCTATTAGGACAGCCTGTTAAATTTGCAGCTGATGCTACAGTAATAGGCGAGAATGCAAAAAAAGCTGTTGCTGAAATGCAGGATGGTGAAGTGGTTCTTCTTGAGAATACACGTTATAGAGCAGAAGAGACAAAGAATGTAGATGCATTCAGTGAAGATCTTGCTTCTATCACAGATATATTCGTAAACGATGCTTTCGGTACTGCTCACAGAGCACACTGCTCCAACGTTGGTATCACAAAATATGTTGATACTGCAGTAGTTGGATACTTAATGCAGAAAGAAATCGATTTCCTTGGCAATGCTGTTAATAATCCGGAGAGACCTTTCGTGGCAATTCTTGGAGGCTCTAAAGTTTCCAGTAAGATTTCTGTTATCAACAACCTTCTTGACAAAGTGGATACGCTTATCATTGGTGGAGGTATGGCCTTTACCTTCATGAAGGCAAAGGGAGAAGAAATCGGAAGTTCTATGTTGGAAGCAGATTATCTTGATTATGCAAAAGAAATGATTGAGAAAGCAGCTCAGAAAGGTGTTAAGTTATTAATACCTGTTGATACCATCGCTGCGAAATCTTTTTCTAATGACGCAGAATTCAAAACAGTAACCAGTGAAGAAGGAATTGAAGAAGGCTGGTTAGGTCTTGATATCGGTGAGAAAACTAGCAAGCTTTACGCAGATGCTGTAAAAGAAGCTAAGACTGTAGTATGGAACGGACCTATGGGTGTTTTCGAAATGTCTAATTTTGCCAACGGAACTATCGCAGTTGCGAAAGCACTTGCAGAAATTGATGCAACAACCATTATCGGTGGTGGTGATTCAGCAGCGGCTGTTAATATCTTAGGCTTTGGTGATAAGATGACTCATATATCAACAGGCGGCGGCGCTTCTCTTGAATTCCTGGAAGGAAAAGAACTTCCTGGTGTAGCAGCAGCTAACGATAAATA